From a single Nothobranchius furzeri strain GRZ-AD chromosome 7, NfurGRZ-RIMD1, whole genome shotgun sequence genomic region:
- the socs7 gene encoding suppressor of cytokine signaling 7 isoform X2, with protein MNNAQEMSPGFVLMRLVSAAEDGRSDAENGTLSLGGVVAGLGREALAPGGVKAVLDNSRDLPVGLEHPSSLKNKERPSRGTAAAPDTGMIEDRAPVFGGPQMLSSVEAPDFDFAPSPGLRPQLLVFSNLMRSGEGILDLERLNQPMKGTDRSPGPAGPSRTPSLRGAQQHQSPLDPRWPAHPPEVQAAAELCHGHRVMSDPPEWPVLPEGSSPLAVITGDREGAVFELARRFGELGLGAVPKMMQCSCQSAHGSVCGGGDSGDEPTETSDALLVLEGLGSGDDDGLAMDECPGDDTEDEHVRREFLLQRKREIAHKMSGNFSISSFQVELRRQVAAAGNAAQLCPQVCPEDVAPPVLTQLPAPVQHSPRVTSPDPTPASTPRRRSERCASAPRTPTGRAGGEKTLRVCGKSKRGSLKVRLGKLFRTKSCNGSSHLLDQRPSVAFSVSSAGSLVDEAGASGTEQDPDSHRQPRLTRAHSAFSPASLSAFTGETVSLVDVDILQQGTCTPHPPTPPRPPRRSLSLLDAFLRALPHSSSLPADSPPPVRQAPPSVLCALRRSEASSFTASLRELEKCGWYWGPMNWEDAEMKLKGKPDGSFLVRDSSDPRYILSLSFRSQGVTHHTRMEHYRGTFSLWCHPKFEDRCHSVVEFIERAIMYSKNGKFLYFLRSRVPGLPPTPVQLLHPVSRFSKVKSLQHLCRFCIRQIVRIDHIQELPLPSPLISYLSKFYYYDPEEEMYLSVKHIRRVVPSEQEAESQT; from the exons ATGAACAACGCGCAAGAGATGTCGCCCGGCTTCGTGTTGATGCGCCTGGTTTCCGCGGCTGAGGACGGCCGCTCGGACGCAGAAAACGGGACTCTGTCCCTGGGAGGAGTGGTGGCCGGGCTGGGGAGGGAAGCTCTGGCTCCCGGCGGCGTCAAAGCGGTTTTGGATAACAGCCGAGATCTGCCCGTGGGCCTCGAGCATCCCAGCAGTCTCAAGAACAAAGAGCGGCCGAGCCGGGGGACCGCGGCTGCACCTGACACCGGGATGATAGAGGACCGAGCTCCGGTGTTCGGTGGTCCTCAGATGCTGAGCTCGGTGGAGGCCCCGGACTTTGACTTCGCCCCCAGTCCCGGTTTACGGCCTCAGCTGCTCGTCTTCTCCAATCTGATGCGAAGCGGAGAGGGGATTTTAGATTTGGAGCGCCTGAATCAGCCGATGAAAGGGACGGACCGGAGCCCGGGCCCGGCTGGCCCCAGCCGCACGCCGAGCCTCAGAGGCGCTCAGCAGCACCAGAGCCCGCTGGATCCGCGATGGCCAGCACATCCTCCGGAGGTCCAGGCAGCTGCAGAGCTGTGCCACGGGCATCGGGTCATGTCCGACCCGCCGGAGTGGCCCGTTCTGCCGGAGGGATCCAGCCCACTGGCTGTGATCACCGGGGACCGAGAGGGAGCCGTGTTTGAGCTAGCCCGGAGGTTCGGAGAGCTGGGGCTCGGTGCTGTACCCAAGATGATGCAGTGCTCGTGTCAGAGCGCGCACGGATCGGTGTGTGGAGGGGGAGACTCCGGAGACGAGCCGACAGAGACCAGCGATGCGTTGTTGGTGCTGGAGGGACTGGGGAGCGGGGATGATGACGGCTTGGCCATGGATGAGTGTCCGGGGGACGACACGGAGGACGAGCACGTGCGTCGCGAGTTTTTACTCCAAAGAAAACGGGAAATAGCTCACAAGATGTCCGGAAACTTCTCCATCAGCAGCTTCCAGGTGGAGCTGAGGAGGCAGGTGGCTGCCGCGGGGAACGCGGCGCAACTCTGCCCACAGGTGTGTCCAGAGGACGTCGCTCCTCCTGTGTTGACCCAGCTACCTGCACCTGTCCAGCACTCACCCAGGGTCACAAGCCCAGACCCTACCCCGGCATCAACACCCAGACGGCGGTCCGAGCGGTGCGCCAGTGCGCCGCGGACTCCCACTGGTCGTGCAGGTGGAGAAAAGACTCTCCGGGTTTGTGGGAAGTCCAAAAGGGGCTCGTTAAAGGTCAGACTCGGTAAACTGTTCCGAACTAAAAGTTGCAACGGCTCCAGTCACCTTCTGGACCAGAGGCCCTCGGTGGCGTTTTCAGTCTCCTCTGCAGGGAGTCTGGTGGATGAGGCGGGCGCGTCGGGTACCGAGCAGGACCCGGACAG TCACCGGCAGCCCAGACTGACCAGAGCACACAGTGCCTTCTCCCCCGCCTCCCTCTCTGCTTTCACCG GTGAGACCGTTTCTTTGGTGGACGTGGACATCTTGCAGCAAGGGACATGCACACCACACCCCCCCACGCCTCCCCGTCCTCCACGCCGAAGTCTCAGTCTGTTAG ATGCCTTTCTTCGGGCCCTCCCTCATTCAAGCTCGCTGCCGGCTGATTCTCCGCCTCCCGTCAGACAAGCCCCACCCTCTGTGTTGTGCGCGCTGCGCCGCTCTGAAGCTAGCAGCTTCACAGCCAGTTTAAGAGAGCTGGAGAAG TGTGGCTGGTACTGGGGTCCTATGAACTGGGAAGATGCAGAAATGAAGCTGAAGGGGAAACCTGATGGATCCTTTCTGGTCCGAGACAGTTCAGACCCTCGCTACATCCTGAGCCTCAGCTTCAGGTCACAGGGAGTCACACATCACACCCGCATGGAGCACTACCGAg GGACCTTCAGCTTGTGGTGCCACCCGAAGTTTGAGGACCGCTGTCACTCTGTGGTGGAATTTATTGAGCGAGCCATCATGTACTCTAAGAATGGCAAATTCCTCTACTTCCTCCGCTCCAGAGTCCCAG GGCTTCCACCCACTCCAGTTCAGCTGTTGCATCCCGTGTCTCGCTTCAGCAAAGTGAAGTCGTTGCAGCACCTCTGTCGCTTCTGCATCAGACAGATCGTCCGCATTGACCACATCCAGGAGCTTCCACTGCCCAG TCCACTGATCTCCTACCTGAGTAAGTTTTATTACTATGATCCTGAGGAAGAGATGTACCTGTCAGTCAAGCATATCCGAAGGGTGGTTCCATCAGAGCAGGAGGCGGAGTCACAGACGTAG
- the socs7 gene encoding suppressor of cytokine signaling 7 isoform X1 — protein MNNAQEMSPGFVLMRLVSAAEDGRSDAENGTLSLGGVVAGLGREALAPGGVKAVLDNSRDLPVGLEHPSSLKNKERPSRGTAAAPDTGMIEDRAPVFGGPQMLSSVEAPDFDFAPSPGLRPQLLVFSNLMRSGEGILDLERLNQPMKGTDRSPGPAGPSRTPSLRGAQQHQSPLDPRWPAHPPEVQAAAELCHGHRVMSDPPEWPVLPEGSSPLAVITGDREGAVFELARRFGELGLGAVPKMMQCSCQSAHGSVCGGGDSGDEPTETSDALLVLEGLGSGDDDGLAMDECPGDDTEDEHVRREFLLQRKREIAHKMSGNFSISSFQVELRRQVAAAGNAAQLCPQVCPEDVAPPVLTQLPAPVQHSPRVTSPDPTPASTPRRRSERCASAPRTPTGRAGGEKTLRVCGKSKRGSLKVRLGKLFRTKSCNGSSHLLDQRPSVAFSVSSAGSLVDEAGASGTEQDPDSHRQPRLTRAHSAFSPASLSAFTGETVSLVDVDILQQGTCTPHPPTPPRPPRRSLSLLDNISGPQPGPFLLSVMGASLQSLPLPLPPPPPLSSCTIQHSVSLNDAFLRALPHSSSLPADSPPPVRQAPPSVLCALRRSEASSFTASLRELEKCGWYWGPMNWEDAEMKLKGKPDGSFLVRDSSDPRYILSLSFRSQGVTHHTRMEHYRGTFSLWCHPKFEDRCHSVVEFIERAIMYSKNGKFLYFLRSRVPGLPPTPVQLLHPVSRFSKVKSLQHLCRFCIRQIVRIDHIQELPLPSPLISYLSKFYYYDPEEEMYLSVKHIRRVVPSEQEAESQT, from the exons ATGAACAACGCGCAAGAGATGTCGCCCGGCTTCGTGTTGATGCGCCTGGTTTCCGCGGCTGAGGACGGCCGCTCGGACGCAGAAAACGGGACTCTGTCCCTGGGAGGAGTGGTGGCCGGGCTGGGGAGGGAAGCTCTGGCTCCCGGCGGCGTCAAAGCGGTTTTGGATAACAGCCGAGATCTGCCCGTGGGCCTCGAGCATCCCAGCAGTCTCAAGAACAAAGAGCGGCCGAGCCGGGGGACCGCGGCTGCACCTGACACCGGGATGATAGAGGACCGAGCTCCGGTGTTCGGTGGTCCTCAGATGCTGAGCTCGGTGGAGGCCCCGGACTTTGACTTCGCCCCCAGTCCCGGTTTACGGCCTCAGCTGCTCGTCTTCTCCAATCTGATGCGAAGCGGAGAGGGGATTTTAGATTTGGAGCGCCTGAATCAGCCGATGAAAGGGACGGACCGGAGCCCGGGCCCGGCTGGCCCCAGCCGCACGCCGAGCCTCAGAGGCGCTCAGCAGCACCAGAGCCCGCTGGATCCGCGATGGCCAGCACATCCTCCGGAGGTCCAGGCAGCTGCAGAGCTGTGCCACGGGCATCGGGTCATGTCCGACCCGCCGGAGTGGCCCGTTCTGCCGGAGGGATCCAGCCCACTGGCTGTGATCACCGGGGACCGAGAGGGAGCCGTGTTTGAGCTAGCCCGGAGGTTCGGAGAGCTGGGGCTCGGTGCTGTACCCAAGATGATGCAGTGCTCGTGTCAGAGCGCGCACGGATCGGTGTGTGGAGGGGGAGACTCCGGAGACGAGCCGACAGAGACCAGCGATGCGTTGTTGGTGCTGGAGGGACTGGGGAGCGGGGATGATGACGGCTTGGCCATGGATGAGTGTCCGGGGGACGACACGGAGGACGAGCACGTGCGTCGCGAGTTTTTACTCCAAAGAAAACGGGAAATAGCTCACAAGATGTCCGGAAACTTCTCCATCAGCAGCTTCCAGGTGGAGCTGAGGAGGCAGGTGGCTGCCGCGGGGAACGCGGCGCAACTCTGCCCACAGGTGTGTCCAGAGGACGTCGCTCCTCCTGTGTTGACCCAGCTACCTGCACCTGTCCAGCACTCACCCAGGGTCACAAGCCCAGACCCTACCCCGGCATCAACACCCAGACGGCGGTCCGAGCGGTGCGCCAGTGCGCCGCGGACTCCCACTGGTCGTGCAGGTGGAGAAAAGACTCTCCGGGTTTGTGGGAAGTCCAAAAGGGGCTCGTTAAAGGTCAGACTCGGTAAACTGTTCCGAACTAAAAGTTGCAACGGCTCCAGTCACCTTCTGGACCAGAGGCCCTCGGTGGCGTTTTCAGTCTCCTCTGCAGGGAGTCTGGTGGATGAGGCGGGCGCGTCGGGTACCGAGCAGGACCCGGACAG TCACCGGCAGCCCAGACTGACCAGAGCACACAGTGCCTTCTCCCCCGCCTCCCTCTCTGCTTTCACCG GTGAGACCGTTTCTTTGGTGGACGTGGACATCTTGCAGCAAGGGACATGCACACCACACCCCCCCACGCCTCCCCGTCCTCCACGCCGAAGTCTCAGTCTGTTAG ATAACATATCTGGGCCTCAGCCTGGGCCTTTTCTACTGAGTGTCATGGGGGCCTCTCTGCAATCCCTCCCCCTtcctctccctcctccccctcctctctcCAGCTGCACCATCCAGCATAGTGTCAGCCTCAATG ATGCCTTTCTTCGGGCCCTCCCTCATTCAAGCTCGCTGCCGGCTGATTCTCCGCCTCCCGTCAGACAAGCCCCACCCTCTGTGTTGTGCGCGCTGCGCCGCTCTGAAGCTAGCAGCTTCACAGCCAGTTTAAGAGAGCTGGAGAAG TGTGGCTGGTACTGGGGTCCTATGAACTGGGAAGATGCAGAAATGAAGCTGAAGGGGAAACCTGATGGATCCTTTCTGGTCCGAGACAGTTCAGACCCTCGCTACATCCTGAGCCTCAGCTTCAGGTCACAGGGAGTCACACATCACACCCGCATGGAGCACTACCGAg GGACCTTCAGCTTGTGGTGCCACCCGAAGTTTGAGGACCGCTGTCACTCTGTGGTGGAATTTATTGAGCGAGCCATCATGTACTCTAAGAATGGCAAATTCCTCTACTTCCTCCGCTCCAGAGTCCCAG GGCTTCCACCCACTCCAGTTCAGCTGTTGCATCCCGTGTCTCGCTTCAGCAAAGTGAAGTCGTTGCAGCACCTCTGTCGCTTCTGCATCAGACAGATCGTCCGCATTGACCACATCCAGGAGCTTCCACTGCCCAG TCCACTGATCTCCTACCTGAGTAAGTTTTATTACTATGATCCTGAGGAAGAGATGTACCTGTCAGTCAAGCATATCCGAAGGGTGGTTCCATCAGAGCAGGAGGCGGAGTCACAGACGTAG